The Armatimonadota bacterium genome window below encodes:
- a CDS encoding CehA/McbA family metallohydrolase, whose product MCAASLRILDPYAVPGRECKAQLHCHTTASDGRLRPEEAVDRYREAGYAFLALTDHDRITQVEGGGDPGFCLIPGVERTVPRPVRPLGPHLGCLFVRRLPEGHNARALLEDVAVQGGVACLNHPSWKGNLWSAQWTEAALRRLRGYRLVEVWNPHSDPEEDVRRWVAACRRQGPGCPVAPVASDDLHEEADFNRGWIVVRVEAITQEALRTALLRGAVYASTGPTARFGVREGCVFAETDASRIRFYDAQHRLRYEAPGPAAQYEPRMDEDFVRVECVGRGGARAWSAAFWVLPGDVVLP is encoded by the coding sequence GTGTGCGCGGCGTCCCTTCGCATTCTGGATCCGTACGCGGTGCCGGGCAGGGAGTGTAAGGCCCAGCTGCACTGTCATACCACCGCTTCGGACGGGAGACTCCGCCCGGAGGAGGCGGTGGACCGCTACCGGGAGGCGGGGTACGCCTTCCTGGCCCTCACGGACCACGACCGGATCACCCAGGTGGAAGGAGGGGGGGACCCTGGTTTCTGTCTGATCCCGGGGGTGGAGCGTACCGTTCCTCGTCCCGTGCGGCCCCTCGGGCCGCACCTGGGCTGCCTGTTCGTGCGCCGGCTCCCGGAAGGGCACAATGCCCGGGCCCTGCTGGAGGATGTGGCCGTTCAGGGAGGCGTCGCCTGTCTGAACCACCCCAGCTGGAAAGGGAACCTCTGGAGTGCCCAGTGGACGGAAGCTGCTCTCCGGCGCCTGCGGGGGTACCGGTTGGTGGAGGTGTGGAACCCTCACTCGGATCCGGAGGAGGATGTGCGACGGTGGGTGGCCGCGTGCCGTCGCCAGGGTCCCGGCTGTCCCGTGGCCCCCGTGGCTTCCGATGACCTCCACGAGGAGGCGGATTTCAACCGGGGATGGATCGTGGTCCGGGTGGAGGCCATCACCCAGGAGGCCCTTCGGACCGCCCTGCTCCGGGGAGCGGTGTACGCCAGCACGGGGCCCACGGCGCGGTTCGGGGTTCGGGAGGGGTGCGTCTTCGCGGAGACGGACGCTTCCCGGATCCGGTTCTACGATGCCCAGCACCGGCTCCGGTACGAGGCCCCGGGCCCGGCGGCGCAGTACGAGCCGAGGATGGACGAGGACTTCGTGCGGGTGGAGTGCGTGGGCCGTGGCGGTGCCCGGGCCTGGTCCGCTGCCTTCTGGGTGTTGCCTGGAGACGTCGTGCTACCATGA
- the cofE gene encoding coenzyme F420-0:L-glutamate ligase has protein sequence MEIWYHAPEQFPVVRPGDDLPGMVVRCLESLPPRDGDVVVIAHKVVSIAEGRIVSLETVVPSPRAQSLAREVGKDPRLVEVILRESAEVLRSRPGLLITRHRLGFVCANAGVDQSNAGPGKVVLLPEDPDRSAHQIRERIERVFGARCGVIVSDTHGRAHREGAVGVCIGLSGLSPFLDHRGRTDLFGYTLRTSVEAVADELASGATLLMGQSAERRPLVLIRGAPVERDGRSARALVRPRARDLFG, from the coding sequence ATGGAGATCTGGTACCACGCCCCGGAGCAGTTCCCCGTGGTCCGGCCGGGAGACGACCTCCCCGGGATGGTGGTGCGGTGTCTGGAGAGCCTTCCCCCGAGGGATGGGGACGTGGTCGTCATCGCGCACAAGGTGGTCTCCATCGCGGAGGGGCGGATCGTCTCCCTGGAAACCGTGGTCCCCTCCCCGCGGGCTCAGTCCCTGGCCCGGGAGGTCGGGAAGGACCCGCGGCTTGTGGAGGTCATCCTGCGGGAGTCCGCGGAGGTGCTCCGCAGCCGTCCGGGCCTGCTGATCACCCGCCACCGGCTCGGGTTCGTGTGTGCCAATGCGGGCGTGGACCAGTCCAACGCGGGGCCCGGGAAGGTCGTCCTCCTGCCTGAGGATCCGGATCGGTCCGCACACCAGATCCGGGAGCGCATCGAGCGGGTCTTCGGAGCCCGGTGCGGGGTGATCGTGTCGGACACCCACGGCCGGGCGCACCGGGAGGGAGCGGTGGGGGTGTGTATCGGGCTTTCGGGTCTGTCTCCGTTCCTGGATCACCGGGGCCGCACGGACCTCTTCGGATACACCCTCCGCACGTCCGTGGAGGCCGTGGCGGACGAGCTGGCTTCCGGGGCCACTCTCCTCATGGGGCAATCCGCGGAACGGCGCCCGCTCGTCCTCATCCGGGGGGCGCCCGTGGAGCGGGATGGACGATCCGCCCGGGCGCTGGTCCGCCCGAGAGCCCGGGATCTGTTCGGTTAG
- a CDS encoding quinone oxidoreductase yields MRAVRIHEHGGPEVLQVEEVPTPTPGPGQALVRLEAAGVNFIDIYQRRGLYRADLPVTLGQEGAGVVEAVGPDVREVRVGDRVAFTNVQGAYAEYVVAPVWRLVPIPEGVTGQQAAAVMLQGITAHYLTHSTYPIRPGDVVLIHAAAGGTGLLLVQMAKRRGARVIGTTSTEEKARLAQEAGADEVILYTRVDFREEVKRITDGQGVHVVYDSVGRDTFDRSLDCLRPRGMMVSFGQSSGPVGPVDPLVLSQKGSLYLTRPSIWHYTATREEILWRAGDVLSWVRTGELRVRVDRTFPLPEAAAAQRRLEGRESTGKILLIP; encoded by the coding sequence ATGCGGGCGGTGCGCATCCACGAACACGGCGGGCCGGAAGTCCTACAGGTGGAGGAGGTTCCCACGCCCACCCCCGGTCCCGGCCAGGCCCTGGTCCGGCTGGAAGCCGCGGGCGTGAACTTCATCGACATCTACCAGCGCCGGGGCCTCTACCGGGCTGACCTGCCCGTGACCCTAGGGCAGGAGGGAGCGGGGGTGGTGGAGGCGGTGGGGCCGGATGTCCGGGAGGTGCGGGTGGGAGACCGGGTCGCGTTCACGAACGTGCAGGGGGCGTATGCGGAGTACGTGGTAGCCCCCGTCTGGCGCCTGGTTCCGATCCCCGAGGGCGTCACGGGCCAACAGGCCGCGGCGGTGATGCTGCAGGGGATCACCGCCCACTACCTCACCCATTCCACCTACCCCATCCGGCCCGGAGACGTGGTGCTCATCCACGCGGCGGCGGGGGGCACGGGGCTGCTGCTGGTGCAGATGGCCAAGCGCCGGGGCGCCCGGGTGATCGGGACCACCTCCACGGAGGAGAAGGCCCGGTTGGCACAGGAGGCGGGGGCGGACGAGGTCATCCTCTACACCCGGGTGGACTTCCGGGAGGAGGTGAAGCGGATCACGGACGGGCAGGGGGTCCACGTGGTGTACGACTCCGTGGGACGAGACACCTTCGACCGCAGCCTCGACTGCCTGCGGCCCCGGGGCATGATGGTCTCCTTCGGGCAGAGCAGCGGGCCCGTGGGCCCCGTGGATCCCCTCGTCCTCAGCCAGAAGGGCTCCCTCTACCTCACCCGGCCGAGCATCTGGCACTATACGGCCACGCGGGAGGAGATCCTGTGGCGAGCGGGGGATGTCCTCAGCTGGGTCCGCACGGGGGAGCTCCGGGTGCGGGTGGACCGGACCTTCCCCCTCCCGGAGGCCGCCGCGGCCCAGCGGCGGCTGGAGGGTCGGGAGTCCACCGGGAAGATCCTCCTGATCCCCTGA
- a CDS encoding regulatory protein RecX has translation MADRVVRLRRTPRGFVRVRLTSGESLHLPEDLLRALGIAGGSEVSEEMLAHLREADRESRIYRRALHLLARRPRSTAELGRYLARLGPPETVRAVQRRLEREGLLDDLRFARLWVTSRRARRGLGFARLRKELLARGVSREVAEEALRAIREEDEAELAERLADARLRAYRGLKPEVAARRLGAYLARRGFPWTTVLSVLRRKGLLDPSSEGSGSYGGI, from the coding sequence ATGGCGGATCGCGTGGTGCGCCTTCGTCGGACCCCACGGGGATTCGTGCGCGTTCGCCTGACGAGTGGGGAGAGTCTGCACCTCCCAGAAGATCTCCTGCGGGCACTTGGCATCGCGGGGGGAAGCGAGGTGTCAGAGGAGATGCTGGCGCACCTGCGGGAAGCGGATCGGGAGAGCCGGATCTACCGACGGGCTCTCCACCTGCTTGCCCGCCGGCCGCGATCCACCGCGGAGCTCGGCCGGTACCTTGCCCGCCTGGGCCCGCCCGAGACGGTGCGAGCGGTCCAGCGGCGGCTGGAACGGGAAGGGCTCCTGGACGACCTCCGGTTCGCACGGCTGTGGGTGACGTCCCGGCGGGCCCGCCGGGGACTCGGATTTGCCCGTCTCCGGAAGGAGTTGCTCGCGAGGGGCGTGAGCCGCGAGGTGGCGGAGGAGGCTCTCCGGGCGATCCGGGAAGAGGACGAGGCGGAGCTGGCGGAGCGGCTCGCCGATGCGCGCCTGCGCGCGTACCGGGGCTTAAAGCCCGAGGTCGCCGCCCGGCGGTTGGGCGCGTACCTGGCCCGGCGGGGATTCCCGTGGACCACCGTCCTCTCCGTGCTCCGGCGCAAGGGACTGCTCGATCCCTCGTCCGAAGGATCGGGGTCCTACGGGGGGATCTGA
- a CDS encoding ABC transporter ATP-binding protein: protein MEGLVIRNLTKVYYDPYMGQHVVAVEDISLTIGPGEFVAILGPSGCGKTTLLNMVAGFIPPTRGEILLNGRRITGPGPDRGVVFQSFALFPWKTVLENVAFGLKMRGLPRAERERIAREYIALVGLEGFEHRYPHELSGGMQQRVGVARVLANDPELMLMDEPFASVDAQTRMSLQEELARIWELRHPTILFVTHDVEEAVFLANRVVILTHRPGRVRTILEVPLPRPRRWRDLLEDSAYKALVAHVFDLLRSPQEPSRPAQKPAAASPTPHPGEPQRPWWRRLLESRLGRALLAVTLAAGGWQGWLEYQARTKMPVFLEHHLSPRGTVDLLVQLPFPPERFHILALQRFGRVSGTREHAVELRSVPPSRVREIARLYWVRGILPLSEVPQIPP from the coding sequence GTGGAAGGCCTGGTGATCCGCAACCTCACGAAGGTCTATTACGACCCGTACATGGGCCAGCACGTGGTGGCGGTGGAGGACATCTCCCTCACCATCGGTCCGGGGGAGTTCGTGGCCATCCTCGGACCCAGCGGATGCGGCAAGACCACCCTGCTGAACATGGTGGCGGGCTTCATCCCGCCCACCCGGGGGGAGATCCTCCTGAACGGGCGCCGGATCACGGGCCCGGGGCCGGACCGGGGGGTGGTGTTCCAGAGCTTCGCCCTCTTCCCTTGGAAGACGGTCCTGGAGAACGTGGCGTTCGGCCTCAAGATGCGAGGCCTCCCCCGGGCGGAGCGGGAACGGATCGCCCGGGAGTACATCGCCCTGGTGGGTCTGGAGGGATTCGAGCACCGCTATCCCCACGAGCTCTCCGGCGGCATGCAGCAGCGGGTGGGCGTGGCCCGGGTGCTGGCCAACGATCCGGAGCTCATGCTCATGGACGAGCCCTTCGCCAGCGTGGACGCTCAGACCCGGATGAGCCTCCAGGAGGAGCTCGCCCGCATCTGGGAACTCCGGCATCCCACCATCCTCTTCGTCACCCACGACGTGGAGGAGGCGGTGTTCCTCGCAAACCGGGTGGTAATCCTCACCCACCGCCCCGGACGGGTGCGCACCATCCTGGAGGTGCCCCTTCCAAGACCCCGCCGCTGGCGGGATCTATTGGAGGATTCCGCGTACAAGGCCCTGGTGGCCCACGTCTTCGACCTGCTGCGATCCCCGCAGGAGCCCAGTCGCCCGGCCCAAAAGCCCGCCGCGGCTTCCCCGACTCCTCACCCGGGGGAGCCGCAAAGGCCGTGGTGGCGCCGGCTCCTGGAATCGCGCCTCGGACGGGCTCTGCTCGCGGTGACGCTGGCGGCGGGCGGCTGGCAAGGGTGGCTGGAGTACCAGGCCCGCACCAAGATGCCGGTCTTCCTGGAGCACCACCTCTCCCCGCGGGGGACCGTGGACCTACTCGTGCAGCTCCCCTTCCCGCCCGAGCGGTTCCACATCCTCGCCCTGCAGCGCTTTGGCCGGGTCTCCGGAACCCGAGAGCACGCGGTGGAGCTTCGCAGCGTCCCTCCCTCCAGGGTGCGGGAGATCGCCCGGTTGTACTGGGTCCGGGGCATCCTCCCCCTCTCGGAGGTCCCTCAGATCCCCCCGTAG
- a CDS encoding ABC transporter permease has translation MRPFFFRTLHRLLSHPAVQGAGPFLLLIALWTLVAELRIYPRAFFPSPGEVVSAFSALVYKGILPAYLQDSVTRLAVGAAAGTAVGIPLGFLIGLSPTSYRFFWPLVLFFQAIGDIAWLPILLIWFGFTLTTVTFVLVYTVIFPMIFNTALGVRSVPLEMIRAAQSLGASPARVLWEVLIPGALPNIITGLRNGLGYGWRALIAAEIIVGTSGIGFMMFDARRSGSVVEMILGMILLGLLWYAVDAWVLRPLEQATIERWGLVRPAS, from the coding sequence ATGAGGCCGTTCTTCTTCCGGACCCTCCACCGCCTCCTCTCGCACCCCGCCGTGCAGGGGGCCGGTCCCTTCCTCCTGCTCATCGCCCTGTGGACCCTGGTGGCGGAGCTGAGGATCTACCCCCGGGCCTTCTTCCCCAGCCCCGGAGAAGTGGTCTCCGCCTTCTCCGCCCTGGTGTACAAGGGGATCCTCCCCGCCTACCTCCAGGACAGCGTGACCCGATTGGCGGTGGGAGCCGCGGCGGGGACCGCGGTGGGGATCCCCCTCGGGTTCCTCATCGGCCTTTCCCCCACCAGCTACCGGTTCTTCTGGCCGCTCGTCCTCTTCTTCCAGGCCATCGGGGACATCGCCTGGCTCCCCATATTGCTCATCTGGTTCGGGTTCACCCTCACCACCGTGACCTTCGTCCTCGTGTACACCGTGATCTTCCCCATGATCTTCAACACCGCTCTGGGGGTCCGTTCCGTCCCCCTGGAGATGATCCGCGCGGCCCAGAGCTTGGGGGCCTCCCCGGCGCGGGTTCTCTGGGAGGTGCTGATTCCAGGAGCCCTCCCGAACATCATCACGGGGCTGCGGAACGGGCTCGGCTATGGGTGGCGGGCCCTGATCGCCGCGGAGATCATCGTGGGCACGAGCGGCATCGGCTTCATGATGTTCGACGCCCGCCGGAGCGGCAGCGTGGTCGAGATGATCCTGGGGATGATCCTGCTGGGGCTCCTGTGGTACGCGGTGGACGCCTGGGTGCTCCGTCCCCTGGAACAGGCGACCATCGAACGGTGGGGCCTCGTGCGCCCCGCATCCTGA
- a CDS encoding ABC transporter permease has protein sequence MRPSASFLRWLGEVMWFVVPFLVLLGAWWAIVRISHVPLRVFPAPGDVAQAFQAQARTGALTAHVWASLRRVAIGASLAIAAGIPLGVAIGTNRTVAALFTPILRFFSVLAGIAWIPLATLWFGYGFGAITFIIFNAVFFIVLYNTILGVTSIPQVLRDAARSLGANRWQVLVEVLLPGALPNVVTGIRTGMGFAWRGLIAAEIIATNAGLGYMLFLARDFYRTEVIVLGMILIGIIWVLIDRLLLAPVERRTIERWGLARPVP, from the coding sequence ATGCGACCTTCAGCCTCCTTCCTCCGATGGCTCGGGGAAGTGATGTGGTTCGTGGTCCCTTTCCTCGTGCTCCTGGGGGCGTGGTGGGCGATCGTCCGGATCTCGCACGTCCCCCTCCGGGTCTTCCCCGCCCCCGGGGACGTGGCGCAGGCGTTCCAGGCACAGGCGCGCACGGGCGCCCTGACGGCCCATGTCTGGGCCAGCCTGCGCCGGGTGGCGATCGGCGCTTCCCTGGCCATCGCGGCCGGCATCCCTCTCGGCGTCGCCATCGGCACCAACCGCACCGTCGCTGCCCTCTTCACGCCCATCCTCCGGTTCTTCTCCGTCCTCGCGGGCATTGCCTGGATCCCCCTCGCCACCCTGTGGTTCGGCTACGGATTCGGGGCCATCACCTTCATCATCTTTAACGCGGTCTTCTTCATCGTGCTCTACAACACCATCCTGGGCGTCACCAGCATCCCGCAGGTCCTCCGGGACGCCGCGCGGAGTCTGGGAGCGAACCGATGGCAGGTGCTCGTGGAGGTCCTCCTTCCCGGAGCCCTCCCCAACGTCGTCACGGGGATCCGGACGGGGATGGGGTTCGCCTGGCGCGGGCTCATCGCCGCGGAGATCATCGCCACCAATGCCGGCCTCGGCTACATGCTCTTCCTGGCCCGGGATTTCTACCGAACGGAGGTCATCGTGCTGGGGATGATCCTGATCGGGATCATCTGGGTGCTCATCGACCGTCTCCTCCTCGCCCCCGTGGAGCGCCGCACCATCGAACGGTGGGGGCTCGCGCGCCCGGTCCCATGA
- a CDS encoding NrtA/SsuA/CpmA family ABC transporter substrate-binding protein has translation MRRRSTARIRGGTVVGFLLVAVVFAFLPATQAAPALTKLRVGIVAAVDQLGVPVALDLGLFEKWGLDVTIATPYPTGVDLLNALQAGEIQMGQVGVPMIGAVLRGMDLVILGNYSGSAVRLGGDHTMALVARQGSGIRTIRDLRGKRIAVSFGTISHLYILGILERARLTVNDVTLVNTPPAEMPVALRGGAVDAFATWDPWPVIALANVPGSYEVVRDGGFIGFMGFNVALRPWAERNQETIERFLAARAEADKFMRAEPVKTAVIAVRWLPGLRPEVALRAVRNNLPTVDIRISCYNYLALHNAVQTLHRLGFIPGTFDVNRVFMPGPILNVMRRHPQLFDDLPPIPPRARVGPGFTFQGSCP, from the coding sequence ATGAGAAGACGCTCCACGGCACGGATCCGGGGAGGAACGGTCGTTGGGTTCCTGCTCGTGGCGGTGGTGTTCGCCTTCCTCCCCGCCACGCAGGCGGCTCCCGCCCTCACCAAGCTACGGGTGGGCATCGTGGCGGCCGTGGACCAGCTGGGGGTGCCCGTGGCGTTGGATCTGGGACTATTCGAGAAGTGGGGGCTAGATGTCACCATCGCCACGCCGTATCCCACAGGCGTGGACCTCCTCAACGCGCTCCAGGCGGGGGAGATCCAGATGGGGCAGGTGGGGGTCCCCATGATCGGTGCGGTCCTCCGGGGAATGGACCTGGTCATCCTGGGGAACTACAGCGGGAGCGCGGTGCGGCTCGGGGGAGACCACACCATGGCCCTGGTGGCCCGCCAGGGCAGCGGGATCCGGACCATCCGGGACCTGCGGGGGAAGCGGATCGCGGTGTCCTTCGGGACCATCAGCCACCTGTACATCCTCGGCATCCTGGAACGGGCCCGGCTCACCGTGAACGACGTCACCCTGGTGAACACGCCGCCCGCGGAGATGCCCGTGGCTTTACGGGGCGGGGCCGTGGACGCCTTCGCCACCTGGGATCCGTGGCCGGTGATCGCCCTCGCGAACGTCCCGGGAAGCTACGAGGTGGTCCGAGACGGCGGATTCATCGGCTTCATGGGGTTCAACGTCGCCCTGCGGCCGTGGGCGGAGCGCAACCAGGAGACCATCGAGCGGTTCCTGGCGGCCCGGGCGGAGGCGGACAAGTTCATGCGGGCGGAGCCCGTGAAGACCGCGGTGATCGCCGTACGCTGGTTGCCGGGCCTGCGGCCTGAGGTCGCGCTCCGGGCGGTCCGCAACAACCTCCCCACGGTGGACATCCGGATCTCCTGCTACAATTATCTGGCCCTGCACAACGCGGTGCAGACCCTGCACCGGTTGGGGTTCATTCCCGGAACCTTCGACGTCAACCGGGTGTTCATGCCCGGACCGATCCTCAACGTCATGCGCCGCCATCCGCAGCTCTTCGACGACCTCCCTCCCATCCCCCCGCGGGCCCGGGTGGGTCCCGGATTCACCTTCCAGGGCAGCTGCCCGTAG
- a CDS encoding sugar kinase, which yields MPELVTLGEPMVEFVALEKGPLEEVVTFRRGWGGDTNNVAVAAARLGMSAGCITRVGQDEFGRSLLALWDREGVDRSRVVVDPEGYTGIYFISFDAAGRHAFTYYRKGSAASRLGPEDVDPEYVGNARVLHTSGITQAISPTARSAAEAAVDVARARGVTVSYDLNLRPRLLPLPELRAAVLGTLPQADIVFLSLEDAAYLDDTCAPEVLVERLLEQGPRLVALKEGERGCLVADVTGARVHVPAYPVQPVDTTGAGDAFDAAFLAKWTRGASLEEAARFANAVGALAACGLGAVAALPLLAEVEAFLRERQHVTGRRGSG from the coding sequence GTGCCGGAACTCGTCACGTTGGGAGAGCCCATGGTGGAGTTCGTGGCCCTGGAGAAAGGGCCTCTGGAGGAGGTCGTCACCTTCCGCCGCGGATGGGGCGGGGACACCAACAACGTGGCCGTGGCCGCCGCGCGCCTGGGCATGTCTGCGGGGTGCATCACCCGGGTGGGGCAGGACGAGTTCGGGCGTTCCCTCCTCGCCCTGTGGGATCGGGAAGGAGTGGACCGCTCCCGGGTGGTGGTGGATCCGGAGGGATACACCGGGATCTACTTCATCAGCTTCGACGCCGCGGGCCGACATGCCTTCACGTACTACCGAAAGGGCTCCGCGGCGAGCCGCTTGGGCCCCGAGGACGTGGATCCCGAGTACGTGGGGAACGCCCGGGTCCTCCACACGAGCGGGATCACCCAGGCCATCTCCCCCACCGCCCGGTCTGCCGCGGAAGCCGCGGTGGACGTGGCACGGGCACGGGGGGTCACCGTGAGCTACGACCTGAACCTCCGACCCCGGCTGCTCCCCCTGCCGGAACTCCGGGCGGCGGTCCTCGGGACCCTGCCGCAGGCCGACATCGTGTTTCTCAGTCTCGAAGACGCCGCCTACCTGGACGACACCTGCGCTCCCGAAGTCTTGGTGGAACGCCTCCTGGAGCAGGGGCCGCGCCTTGTGGCCCTCAAGGAAGGGGAACGGGGCTGCCTCGTGGCCGATGTGACGGGCGCCCGGGTACACGTCCCCGCCTACCCCGTGCAGCCCGTGGACACCACGGGCGCGGGAGACGCCTTCGACGCAGCCTTCCTGGCGAAGTGGACGCGGGGAGCCTCGCTGGAGGAAGCCGCGCGGTTCGCGAACGCGGTGGGAGCCCTGGCGGCGTGCGGACTGGGGGCCGTGGCCGCACTCCCGCTTCTGGCCGAAGTGGAGGCCTTTCTGCGAGAACGACAGCATGTCACAGGAAGGAGGGGATCGGGATGA
- a CDS encoding RraA family protein, with product MSPAEHPEVPLAEILEGFRSVTTPSVADAVDRVVHRPGFMSHEIKPVVAGKLVGPAVTVLEGPGLEAGPPQHALEAIDTARAGSVLVIGTVDPAAARDVACLGGLMATAAVVRGLGGAVLDGGVRDVEEIRQLGFPVFARSVVPATTVGRYGTLARDLPVPCGGVWVRPGDIIVGDTDGVVVVPREHAAEVLAVALEIEQTERRMAARIRELGSIRRALEELGRI from the coding sequence ATGTCCCCAGCCGAACATCCGGAAGTCCCCCTCGCGGAGATCCTCGAAGGGTTCCGGTCCGTGACCACCCCATCGGTGGCGGATGCCGTGGACCGCGTGGTGCACCGCCCGGGCTTCATGTCCCATGAGATCAAGCCCGTGGTGGCGGGAAAGCTGGTGGGGCCTGCGGTCACGGTGTTGGAAGGTCCCGGTCTGGAGGCCGGACCTCCCCAGCACGCGCTGGAGGCCATCGACACCGCCCGTGCGGGGAGCGTGCTCGTGATCGGAACCGTGGACCCTGCAGCCGCCCGGGACGTCGCCTGTCTGGGGGGGCTGATGGCCACCGCGGCCGTGGTCCGGGGTCTTGGGGGAGCCGTTCTGGACGGAGGCGTGCGGGACGTGGAAGAGATCCGCCAGCTGGGGTTCCCCGTGTTCGCCCGAAGCGTGGTGCCCGCCACCACCGTGGGGCGCTACGGGACCCTTGCCCGGGATCTCCCGGTCCCGTGCGGCGGGGTGTGGGTGCGGCCCGGAGACATCATCGTGGGCGACACGGACGGCGTGGTGGTGGTGCCCCGGGAGCACGCCGCGGAAGTCCTGGCGGTGGCCTTGGAGATCGAGCAGACGGAGCGCCGGATGGCCGCCCGGATCCGCGAGCTCGGCTCCATCCGGCGTGCCTTGGAGGAGCTGGGACGCATCTAG
- a CDS encoding HAD-IA family hydrolase: MGIRAVLLDAGHTLLEGRPSWFDIWEEALAAFDLALDREALQRAYARASDLLTPLMPDSVNPEVERRFLREMIAHLQVPGREEELAEHMHRILAEVRPEYAPYPEVPEVLEELRRRGYRLAVVSNWEPDLPEVLRRVGLLDAFEVVVASAVVGAAKPDPRIFRVALDALRLAPHTAVHVGDSYEADVQGARAAGIQPVLLDRDYVYQQSDVPLIRTLEELLPLLEKHASGDGDGD; this comes from the coding sequence GTGGGCATCCGGGCGGTCCTTTTGGATGCAGGTCACACCCTCCTGGAGGGTCGGCCCTCCTGGTTCGACATCTGGGAGGAGGCGCTCGCGGCCTTCGATCTGGCCCTTGATCGCGAGGCGCTGCAGCGGGCGTACGCGCGGGCGAGCGATCTGCTGACTCCGCTCATGCCGGACTCGGTCAACCCGGAGGTGGAGCGGCGGTTCCTGCGGGAGATGATCGCCCACCTGCAGGTCCCGGGGCGGGAGGAGGAGCTGGCGGAGCACATGCACCGGATCCTGGCGGAGGTGCGCCCCGAGTACGCGCCCTATCCCGAGGTTCCGGAGGTCCTGGAGGAGCTGCGGCGCCGGGGATACCGGCTCGCGGTGGTCTCCAACTGGGAACCGGACCTGCCGGAGGTGTTGAGGAGGGTGGGATTGCTGGATGCCTTCGAGGTGGTGGTGGCGAGTGCCGTGGTGGGAGCCGCCAAGCCCGACCCCCGCATCTTCCGGGTCGCCCTGGATGCCCTCCGGTTGGCGCCGCACACCGCGGTGCACGTGGGCGATTCCTACGAGGCGGACGTCCAAGGGGCCCGGGCGGCCGGCATCCAGCCCGTTCTGCTGGACCGGGACTACGTCTACCAGCAATCCGACGTCCCCCTCATCCGGACGCTCGAGGAACTCCTTCCCTTGCTGGAGAAACACGCCTCGGGCGACGGGGATGGCGATTGA
- the rmuC gene encoding DNA recombination protein RmuC, translated as MAIDPLIVGIVLAGLGILLLLLVRLEARLASLVSAVSLQAGDPLRGTAERLGALHATLEVVTRQVERLAAVERRVQEVEEGVGRLVSTLLGRGGGQLGERWMEGHLGWLPEGWIRERVRMGGGEVEFALVLPGGLLVPLDSKLVAPELISAWEAADEGTRREVERRLVRSVRERAQEIAQRYLVDPSCAGFGVAAVPDPVYALCRSALRDLIPDRVILVPYTLLAPFTASLYLLGQRMGLGRLGREERVLGIVRDAIRAAVQELERMGQEVTTVSNQRVRALEHLRRASLALEPEVGGGKTHGEEGGP; from the coding sequence ATGGCGATTGATCCGCTGATCGTCGGGATCGTCCTCGCGGGTCTCGGGATCCTCCTCCTGCTCCTGGTCCGTCTGGAAGCCCGATTGGCCTCTCTTGTCTCCGCCGTCTCCCTGCAGGCCGGGGATCCCCTGCGGGGGACCGCGGAGCGGCTGGGAGCCCTGCACGCCACCTTGGAGGTGGTGACCCGGCAGGTGGAGCGGCTGGCTGCGGTGGAGCGCCGCGTGCAGGAGGTGGAGGAGGGTGTCGGCAGGCTGGTGTCCACCTTGCTCGGGCGGGGCGGGGGGCAGCTCGGCGAGCGATGGATGGAAGGGCACCTGGGCTGGCTCCCGGAGGGCTGGATTCGGGAACGGGTGCGCATGGGCGGTGGGGAGGTGGAGTTCGCCCTGGTCTTACCGGGGGGCCTTCTGGTCCCCCTGGACAGCAAGCTGGTCGCGCCGGAGCTCATATCCGCGTGGGAGGCCGCGGATGAGGGGACCCGCCGGGAGGTGGAGCGGCGGTTGGTGCGATCCGTCCGGGAGCGGGCGCAGGAGATCGCCCAACGCTACCTGGTGGATCCCTCCTGTGCGGGGTTCGGCGTGGCTGCGGTTCCGGATCCCGTCTACGCCCTGTGCCGGAGCGCCCTGCGCGATCTCATCCCGGACCGGGTCATCCTCGTGCCGTACACCCTCCTGGCCCCCTTCACGGCGAGCCTGTACCTGCTGGGCCAGCGGATGGGGCTCGGGCGGCTGGGGCGGGAGGAGCGGGTGTTGGGGATCGTGCGGGATGCGATCCGCGCGGCGGTCCAGGAGCTGGAGCGCATGGGACAGGAGGTGACCACGGTCTCCAACCAGCGGGTGCGGGCCCTGGAGCACTTGCGCCGGGCGTCGCTGGCGCTAGAACCGGAAGTGGGGGGAGGGAAAACTCACGGGGAGGAGGGAGGACCATGA